One window from the genome of Bdellovibrio sp. NC01 encodes:
- a CDS encoding PD40 domain-containing protein gives MKWNWKIVTIAGVLCGCSHLSVTKDLLTPDYLLTKGTKQITFQGDNEHPRFSPDGTKLIFASRNRPTHKGSQIYEVDLTRNKERRVTFSDGDAFDPGYVSDSEILYASTTDEIKESPFINKNYNKDFPPSDLYMSDRFGGEIVRLTNAPGFDAEPTFVQNPTKPFILYTTYRNEVMGVSRMDLQKLMVTVLSADPEKERRFPAITSDHKQIAFLEKDKKTSEQSLVLYNIKTKKSEVLKSGEGQYRDLIFTTRSPARLFYSVLRKGEKQYQIESYDLDDKCTQVVFKGADSLTHPVISDDSNERLVFARNFQGKKQLYMVNLPEDLGPCLEQRNPGGPNAPSQK, from the coding sequence ATGAAGTGGAACTGGAAGATCGTGACAATTGCGGGAGTGCTTTGCGGCTGCTCCCATTTAAGTGTCACAAAAGATCTTCTGACTCCCGATTATCTTCTGACTAAAGGTACGAAGCAGATTACTTTCCAAGGTGATAACGAACATCCAAGGTTTTCTCCGGATGGGACAAAGCTTATCTTCGCCAGTCGCAATCGTCCTACGCATAAAGGTTCGCAAATTTACGAAGTCGATTTGACTCGCAATAAAGAACGTCGCGTGACGTTTTCAGATGGCGATGCTTTTGATCCCGGCTACGTGAGCGATTCAGAAATTCTTTACGCTTCGACAACAGACGAAATTAAAGAAAGTCCGTTCATTAACAAAAACTACAATAAAGATTTTCCGCCTTCAGATCTTTACATGAGCGATCGCTTTGGTGGTGAAATCGTGCGTTTAACAAATGCACCTGGTTTTGATGCTGAACCCACTTTCGTACAAAACCCTACGAAGCCTTTCATCTTGTATACGACTTATCGTAACGAAGTGATGGGTGTCTCGCGTATGGATTTGCAAAAGCTAATGGTGACCGTATTGAGTGCTGATCCAGAAAAAGAACGTCGTTTTCCAGCGATCACTTCTGATCACAAACAAATCGCATTCTTAGAAAAAGATAAAAAGACTTCGGAACAAAGTTTGGTGCTTTACAACATCAAAACCAAAAAATCGGAAGTATTGAAATCGGGCGAAGGCCAATATCGCGATTTGATTTTCACAACTCGCTCGCCAGCGCGTCTGTTTTACAGCGTGCTTCGAAAAGGCGAAAAACAATATCAAATCGAATCGTATGACCTGGATGACAAGTGCACCCAGGTTGTCTTTAAGGGCGCCGATTCGCTGACTCATCCGGTGATCTCGGATGACAGTAATGAACGATTGGTTTTTGCGCGTAATTTCCAAGGCAAAAAACAGCTTTATATGGTGAATTTACCTGAAGATCTGGGCCCTTGCCTTGAACAACGCAATCCTGGTGGTCCTAACGCCCCTTCTCAGAAATAA
- a CDS encoding outer membrane beta-barrel protein, with the protein MKKWFLMTVLSLVTAAGTAQAAFDYGLELGVRQQGGDVAGGAAISANSQTGMQAGAYLHYPLQGGVAHFRTGLLYTQRPLQSENDGTGVKINYDMQYLDIPLDVLFKPSESFGLYLGFNVSINIAANCSGDVSCNVKDVETPTFPFVFGAMFNFTPKWGIDFYLEGANSYVARGLYDFKAVGLNLTYSLP; encoded by the coding sequence ATGAAAAAATGGTTCTTGATGACAGTGCTAAGCCTTGTCACTGCTGCTGGCACAGCCCAAGCAGCCTTCGATTACGGTCTGGAGTTGGGAGTTCGTCAACAGGGCGGGGATGTGGCCGGGGGGGCAGCGATTTCAGCGAATTCCCAGACGGGGATGCAGGCGGGAGCTTATCTGCACTATCCTTTGCAAGGTGGGGTCGCCCACTTCCGTACGGGACTTCTGTACACGCAAAGACCTCTTCAGAGCGAGAATGACGGCACCGGTGTAAAGATCAATTACGATATGCAGTACTTGGATATTCCCTTGGATGTTTTGTTTAAACCTTCAGAGTCGTTCGGCTTATATTTAGGATTTAACGTTTCAATTAATATTGCTGCGAATTGTTCCGGTGATGTTAGTTGTAATGTGAAGGATGTTGAAACGCCGACATTCCCTTTTGTTTTTGGTGCAATGTTCAACTTCACACCGAAATGGGGTATCGATTTTTATCTTGAAGGTGCGAACTCATATGTGGCGCGTGGACTGTACGACTTTAAAGCGGTCGGTTTGAATTTAACGTATTCGCTTCCGTAA